A window of Cohnella herbarum contains these coding sequences:
- a CDS encoding carbohydrate kinase family protein, whose protein sequence is MFGFDDKIMFQNKNNDILTVGEILIDMISTEYGDNFESSNYSKFFGGSPSNIAMNVKKLGIRSHVASAVGDDGLGSFLIDQLRNADIDTKGIQHTEYSTSMVVITKSKSSPVPIFYRGADYHLAFTPVLEEYLINSKIIHFSCWPLSMVPVRHTLEKVIEKAKENHILIGFDPNYHPMIWQKGEDGIEYVKSIIGKVDIIKPSEDDAERLFGKDTHENQIKKFLRLGAKLVIMTLGKEGAMVSNGVETVKYSTLATDVVDTTGAGDAFWSGFYTAAIKGYSIREALALGFAVSAYQLKYTGAIVDLPKLEVIKERYGL, encoded by the coding sequence GTGTTTGGGTTCGACGATAAAATAATGTTTCAAAATAAAAACAATGATATCTTGACCGTAGGAGAAATTCTTATAGACATGATATCTACGGAATATGGCGACAATTTCGAATCTAGTAATTATTCTAAGTTTTTCGGGGGATCACCTTCCAATATCGCAATGAACGTAAAGAAACTAGGTATTCGCTCCCATGTAGCTTCAGCAGTGGGAGATGATGGTTTAGGATCGTTTTTGATCGATCAATTAAGAAATGCGGATATCGATACGAAGGGTATTCAGCATACTGAATACTCTACGAGCATGGTCGTTATTACAAAGAGTAAATCATCGCCCGTTCCTATATTTTATAGAGGGGCGGACTATCATTTAGCTTTTACTCCGGTCCTTGAAGAATACTTGATAAATTCAAAGATAATACATTTTTCTTGTTGGCCTTTATCGATGGTGCCAGTGCGCCATACGTTGGAAAAAGTGATTGAAAAGGCAAAGGAGAACCATATTCTGATAGGTTTTGATCCCAATTATCATCCGATGATATGGCAAAAAGGCGAAGATGGTATCGAATATGTTAAATCCATCATAGGCAAGGTCGATATCATTAAGCCTTCCGAGGATGATGCAGAAAGGTTGTTTGGCAAAGATACGCATGAAAATCAGATAAAGAAATTTTTGAGATTGGGTGCCAAACTTGTAATCATGACCCTGGGTAAGGAAGGAGCAATGGTTTCTAATGGGGTAGAGACGGTTAAATATAGCACCTTAGCCACAGATGTCGTAGATACGACAGGAGCAGGAGATGCATTTTGGTCGGGATTTTATACGGCAGCGATTAAAGGATACAGCATAAGAGAAGCGCTGGCGTTAGGCTTTGCTGTCAGTGCCTATCAACTGAAATATACCGGTGCAATCGTAGATTTGCCTAAGCTTGAAGTCATAAAAGAACGATATGGATTATAG